A region of Bacillus cabrialesii DNA encodes the following proteins:
- a CDS encoding DUF6407 family protein, whose amino-acid sequence MESNLIDFVTKTIEEMSAFDRENMECLKKVTRKAIDFYHLKSYEEVEETHLGSVRFLHIHSIMEENMLSKMIVVSRNGKTDLDIEDVYAGHVVREY is encoded by the coding sequence ATGGAATCTAATTTAATTGATTTTGTAACGAAAACAATAGAGGAAATGAGTGCGTTTGATCGCGAAAATATGGAATGTTTGAAAAAAGTAACAAGAAAAGCAATTGATTTTTATCATTTGAAATCTTATGAAGAAGTTGAGGAAACCCATTTAGGAAGCGTTCGATTTTTGCATATACACTCTATTATGGAAGAAAATATGTTATCCAAAATGATAGTGGTCTCAAGAAACGGGAAAACTGATTTGGATATTGAAGATGTATATGCAGGACATGTTGTAAGAGAATATTAA
- a CDS encoding DUF2294 domain-containing protein → MKKSKGSIESEISKSITQWEKDYLGRGSVSVKTDILRDMIIVNLKGILTPAEYAVCESKEGMLSIKQTRSELVESGIEELKNIILTITGEEVTSFHTDLSSRTGERVMVFKLVNDLEKNL, encoded by the coding sequence ATGAAGAAATCGAAAGGTTCTATTGAATCAGAGATCAGCAAGTCCATTACACAATGGGAAAAGGATTATCTTGGGCGAGGGTCTGTTTCTGTTAAGACTGATATACTGCGGGATATGATCATTGTTAATTTAAAAGGAATTTTAACACCGGCTGAATATGCAGTTTGTGAATCAAAAGAGGGTATGCTATCTATCAAACAAACTCGTTCGGAGTTAGTTGAATCAGGTATTGAAGAACTTAAGAATATTATCCTGACGATAACCGGAGAAGAAGTGACAAGTTTTCATACTGATTTAAGCTCTCGGACAGGTGAACGAGTAATGGTATTTAAATTAGTTAATGATCTAGAGAAAAATCTTTAA